A genomic window from Streptomyces brevispora includes:
- a CDS encoding Lrp/AsnC family transcriptional regulator: protein MRLNDLDERIVHALAEDARRSYADIGSIIGLSAPAVKRRVDRLRAEGAITGFTVRVDPAALGWATEGFIEIYCSRNTSPESIKHGLARFPEVASASTVTGDADAIVQVFAADMRHFEEVLERIAGEPYVERTKSVLVLSPLLRRYSSGSPG, encoded by the coding sequence GTGCGACTGAACGACCTCGACGAACGCATCGTCCACGCTCTCGCCGAAGATGCCCGCCGTTCCTACGCCGACATCGGCTCGATCATCGGGCTGTCCGCGCCCGCGGTGAAGCGCCGGGTGGACAGGCTGCGCGCCGAGGGCGCGATCACAGGGTTCACCGTGCGGGTGGATCCGGCGGCGCTCGGCTGGGCGACCGAGGGATTCATCGAGATCTACTGCAGCCGCAACACCTCGCCGGAGTCCATCAAGCATGGTCTTGCCCGGTTCCCGGAGGTCGCGTCCGCGTCCACGGTGACCGGGGACGCCGACGCGATCGTCCAGGTGTTCGCGGCGGACATGCGGCATTTCGAGGAAGTGCTGGAGCGGATCGCGGGCGAGCCGTACGTGGAGCGGACGAAGTCCGTGCTGGTGCTCTCGCCGCTGTTGCGGCGGTACTCGTCGGGATCGCCGGGGTAG
- a CDS encoding aldehyde dehydrogenase family protein — protein MSFFTDLAHQYIDGEWRPGKGSWDIIDFNPFNGEKLASITVATADEVDLAYRAAETAQQAWGDTNAYARRAVLEKALRIVEDREAEIGDAIVAELGGTRLKAAFELHLAKEFLRESIQLALRSTGQILPSPTEGKENRVYRVPVGVVGVISPFNFPFLLSLKSVAPALALGNAVVLKPHQNTPICGGTLVAKVFEDAGLPAGLLNVVVTDIAEIGDALLEHPVPQVISFTGSDKVGRHVATVCAANLKRSVLELGGNSALIVLDDADVDYAVDAAVFSRYVHQGQVCMAANRILVDRSVEQEFTEKFVAKVASLRVGDPADPATQIGPLINSTQAEAIAALVDQTVEAGATALLHGRADGNLVSPSVLTGLAADSPVLSQEIFGPVALLVPFDGEDEAVRIANDTPYGLSGAVHTGNIERGVRVGQRIRTGMIHINDGTVHDEPIVPFGGEKSSGLGRLNGDSMLDAFTTQKWISVQHGRSQFPF, from the coding sequence ATGTCCTTCTTCACCGACCTGGCCCATCAGTACATCGACGGCGAGTGGAGGCCGGGCAAGGGGTCCTGGGACATCATCGATTTCAACCCCTTCAACGGCGAGAAGCTCGCCTCGATCACGGTCGCCACGGCCGACGAGGTGGACCTCGCGTACCGGGCCGCCGAGACCGCTCAGCAGGCGTGGGGCGACACCAACGCGTACGCCCGGCGTGCCGTGCTGGAGAAGGCGCTGCGGATCGTCGAGGACCGGGAGGCGGAGATCGGTGACGCGATCGTCGCGGAGCTCGGTGGCACGCGTCTGAAGGCGGCCTTCGAACTGCATCTGGCCAAGGAGTTCCTGCGCGAGTCGATCCAGCTCGCCCTGCGCTCCACGGGGCAGATCCTGCCCTCGCCGACCGAGGGCAAGGAAAACCGGGTCTACCGGGTGCCCGTCGGTGTGGTGGGCGTCATCAGCCCGTTCAACTTCCCCTTCCTGCTGTCGCTGAAGTCGGTCGCCCCCGCCCTGGCGCTCGGCAACGCCGTGGTGCTCAAGCCGCACCAGAACACGCCGATCTGCGGCGGCACCCTGGTGGCGAAGGTGTTCGAGGACGCCGGGCTGCCCGCCGGACTCCTGAACGTGGTGGTCACCGACATCGCCGAGATCGGTGACGCACTGCTGGAGCACCCCGTTCCGCAGGTCATCTCCTTCACCGGTTCGGACAAGGTCGGCAGGCACGTCGCGACCGTGTGCGCGGCGAACCTCAAGCGTTCCGTGCTCGAACTCGGCGGCAACAGCGCGCTCATCGTGCTGGACGACGCCGATGTGGACTACGCGGTCGACGCGGCGGTGTTCAGCCGTTACGTGCACCAGGGGCAGGTCTGCATGGCCGCCAACCGGATTCTGGTCGACCGTTCGGTGGAGCAGGAGTTCACCGAGAAGTTCGTGGCCAAGGTCGCCTCGCTGCGGGTCGGTGACCCGGCCGACCCGGCGACCCAGATCGGTCCGCTGATCAACTCCACCCAGGCCGAGGCGATCGCCGCGCTCGTCGACCAGACCGTGGAGGCCGGTGCGACCGCACTGCTGCACGGGCGGGCCGACGGCAACCTCGTCAGCCCCTCGGTACTGACCGGTCTGGCGGCCGACTCGCCGGTGCTGTCCCAGGAGATCTTCGGCCCGGTCGCGCTCCTCGTGCCGTTCGACGGCGAGGACGAGGCCGTCCGGATCGCCAACGACACCCCGTACGGGCTGAGCGGCGCGGTGCACACCGGAAACATCGAGCGCGGTGTCCGGGTCGGACAGCGGATCCGTACCGGCATGATCCACATCAACGACGGCACCGTCCACGACGAGCCGATCGTTCCCTTCGGTGGCGAGAAGAGCTCCGGACTCGGACGGCTGAACGGCGACTCGATGCTCGACGCCTTCACCACCCAGAAGTGGATCTCCGTGCAGCACGGGCGCTCGCAGTTCCCGTTCTGA
- a CDS encoding GuaB1 family IMP dehydrogenase-related protein, with amino-acid sequence MRFLEPGTGRYTESPSVPYDLTYDDVFMVPGRSAVGSRQGVDLSSPDGTGTTIPLVVANMTAIAGRRMAETIARRGGLVVIPQDIPIEVVTDVITWVKTRHLVLDTPIVLAPGQTVADALSLLPKRAHGAGVVVDSDHRPVGVVTDHDLTGVDRFTQLSEVMSRDLVLLDADIDPRDAFNKLDGANRKLAPAVDAQGRLVGILTRKAALRATLYTPATDAGGKLRIAAAVGINGDVAGKAKQLLDAGADTLVVDTAHGHQESMISAVRAVRALDPKVPIVAGNIVAAEGVRDLIEAGADIIKVGVGPGAMCTTRMMTGVGRPQFSAVLECAAEAKKYGKHVWADGGVRHPRDVAMALAAGASNVMIGSWFAGTYESPGDLQQSADGRFYKESFGMASARAVKNRTSDESSYDRARKALFEEGISTSRMFLDPSRPGVEDLVDSIIAGVRSSCTYAGAASLAEFAEKAVVGVQSAAGYAEGKPLHASWS; translated from the coding sequence ATGCGTTTTCTTGAACCCGGCACCGGTCGATACACGGAGTCCCCCTCGGTCCCGTACGACCTCACGTACGACGACGTCTTCATGGTCCCCGGCCGGTCGGCGGTCGGATCCCGCCAAGGGGTCGACCTGTCCTCGCCCGATGGCACCGGCACCACCATCCCGCTCGTTGTCGCGAATATGACGGCGATCGCGGGCCGCCGGATGGCCGAAACGATCGCCCGTCGCGGCGGGCTCGTCGTCATCCCGCAGGACATTCCGATCGAGGTCGTCACCGATGTGATCACCTGGGTCAAGACGCGCCACCTCGTGCTCGACACGCCCATCGTGCTGGCTCCCGGCCAGACGGTCGCCGACGCGCTGTCCCTGCTGCCCAAGCGCGCCCACGGCGCCGGCGTGGTCGTCGACAGCGACCACCGGCCCGTCGGCGTGGTCACCGACCACGACCTGACCGGCGTCGATCGCTTCACCCAGCTCTCCGAGGTCATGTCCAGGGACCTGGTGCTGCTCGACGCGGACATCGACCCGCGCGACGCGTTCAACAAGCTCGACGGCGCCAACCGCAAGCTGGCTCCCGCGGTCGACGCGCAGGGCCGTCTCGTCGGCATACTCACCCGGAAGGCGGCACTGCGCGCGACGCTCTACACCCCCGCCACCGACGCGGGCGGCAAGCTGCGGATCGCCGCCGCCGTCGGCATCAACGGTGACGTGGCCGGCAAGGCCAAGCAGCTCCTCGACGCCGGCGCCGACACGCTGGTCGTCGACACCGCGCACGGCCACCAGGAGTCCATGATCAGTGCGGTCCGCGCGGTCCGGGCACTGGACCCGAAGGTGCCGATCGTCGCGGGCAACATCGTCGCCGCCGAGGGAGTGCGTGACCTCATCGAGGCCGGCGCGGACATCATCAAGGTCGGTGTCGGGCCCGGCGCCATGTGCACCACCCGGATGATGACCGGCGTGGGCCGGCCGCAGTTCTCCGCGGTCCTGGAGTGCGCCGCCGAGGCGAAGAAGTACGGCAAGCACGTCTGGGCGGACGGTGGCGTCCGCCACCCGCGCGATGTCGCCATGGCGCTCGCCGCGGGCGCGTCCAACGTGATGATCGGTTCCTGGTTCGCCGGGACGTACGAGTCGCCCGGCGACCTCCAGCAGTCCGCCGACGGCCGCTTCTACAAGGAGTCCTTCGGCATGGCGTCCGCGCGCGCCGTGAAGAACCGCACCTCCGACGAGTCGTCGTACGACCGGGCCCGCAAGGCGCTCTTCGAGGAGGGCATCTCCACCTCGCGGATGTTCCTGGACCCGTCCCGTCCCGGCGTCGAGGACCTGGTCGACTCGATCATCGCGGGCGTCCGCTCCTCCTGCACCTACGCCGGTGCGGCCTCCCTCGCGGAGTTCGCCGAGAAGGCGGTCGTCGGTGTGCAGAGCGCCGCCGGATACGCGGAGGGCAAGCCGCTGCACGCCAGCTGGAGTTGA
- a CDS encoding terpene synthase family protein translates to MESELPDIYCPFPRRTNPHVEHVREHLDRWTRNTGLVHRDSARERFEQADFGAFVGMVYPTADSENLDLVADWFVWLFLVDDQLDDGHLGRSPDRVRHVVAMMQSVVNGAGAPADVELPAAVVALADLWERTMPTSAAHWRRRFSWHLMTYLTTATTWEAGNRADDVVPPEATYIEKRRHTGAIHVCMDLIEIVAGIEAPESIHNDPRFITALEASCNVVCWANDVYSYEKEQVLGEIHNLVHLVRHHRGYGEQQSLDHVCTEIATETERFLAAENELLTAYPQLNWMLEPYLDGMRSWMRGNLDWSRQTPRYNPADVSQYKEPAQYLEATVLGVRQD, encoded by the coding sequence GTGGAGAGCGAACTGCCGGACATCTACTGCCCGTTCCCCCGACGTACGAACCCGCACGTCGAACACGTAAGGGAACATCTCGACCGCTGGACCCGCAACACCGGCCTGGTGCACCGGGATTCAGCCAGGGAGCGCTTCGAGCAAGCGGACTTCGGGGCCTTCGTAGGCATGGTGTACCCGACCGCCGACAGTGAGAATCTGGACCTTGTCGCCGACTGGTTCGTCTGGCTGTTTCTCGTCGACGACCAACTGGACGACGGTCACCTCGGCCGCAGCCCGGACCGGGTACGCCATGTGGTCGCCATGATGCAGTCCGTGGTCAACGGCGCGGGCGCACCGGCGGACGTGGAACTGCCGGCCGCTGTCGTCGCCCTCGCCGATCTGTGGGAACGCACGATGCCCACCTCCGCGGCACACTGGCGGCGCCGCTTCTCCTGGCACCTGATGACGTATCTCACCACCGCCACCACCTGGGAGGCCGGGAACCGGGCCGACGACGTGGTCCCGCCCGAAGCGACGTACATCGAGAAGCGCCGCCACACGGGTGCGATCCATGTCTGCATGGACCTGATAGAGATCGTGGCCGGTATCGAGGCACCCGAGTCGATCCACAACGACCCCCGGTTCATCACCGCGCTGGAAGCCTCGTGCAACGTCGTGTGCTGGGCCAATGACGTGTACTCGTACGAGAAGGAGCAGGTACTCGGCGAGATCCACAATCTCGTCCATCTGGTCCGGCACCACCGCGGGTACGGCGAGCAGCAGTCGCTCGACCACGTCTGCACCGAGATCGCCACCGAGACCGAGCGCTTCCTCGCCGCGGAGAACGAGCTGCTCACCGCGTACCCGCAGCTCAACTGGATGCTGGAGCCGTATCTGGACGGGATGCGGAGCTGGATGCGTGGCAATCTCGACTGGTCGCGGCAGACACCGCGGTACAACCCTGCCGACGTCAGCCAGTACAAGGAGCCGGCGCAGTATCTGGAGGCGACGGTCCTGGGCGTGCGGCAGGACTGA
- a CDS encoding sugar-binding transcriptional regulator: MSAGRSALRMGPAELVQAAAMARRFYLEGKSKIQIAEEFGVSRFKVARVLETALERDLVRIEIRVPAELDAERSDALRARYGLRHAVVVESPAEEQDDAADPENLGEVAADLLGELVNEGDVLGLAWGRSTIHMAAALDRLPPCTVVQLTGVYDAGTAERGSVEAVRRAAQVSGGEAHPIYAPMLLPDPATAAALRHQTGIARAFDYFDKVTVAAVSIGSWEPGISTVHDMLSDEEREHYASLGVAAEMSAHLFDSEGRRVGRDLGERCITVEADRLRRIPEVVAIAGGQRKAAAIGAVLRSGLVTSLVTDTAAADYLLTDSAVPRRPALERADPDGE, from the coding sequence ATGTCGGCGGGCCGGTCCGCCCTGCGGATGGGGCCCGCGGAGCTGGTGCAGGCGGCGGCCATGGCCCGCCGCTTCTACCTCGAGGGCAAATCCAAGATCCAGATCGCCGAGGAGTTCGGCGTCAGCCGCTTCAAGGTCGCCAGGGTCCTGGAGACCGCGCTGGAGCGTGACCTCGTACGGATCGAGATCCGGGTCCCCGCCGAGCTGGACGCCGAGCGCTCCGACGCGCTCCGCGCCCGCTACGGGCTGCGCCACGCGGTCGTGGTCGAATCCCCCGCCGAGGAGCAGGACGACGCCGCCGACCCGGAGAACCTGGGCGAGGTCGCGGCCGACCTGCTCGGCGAACTGGTGAACGAGGGCGATGTGCTCGGGCTCGCCTGGGGCCGGTCCACCATCCACATGGCGGCGGCCCTGGACCGGCTCCCGCCGTGCACGGTCGTGCAGCTCACCGGGGTGTACGACGCGGGGACCGCCGAGCGCGGCTCGGTCGAGGCGGTCCGGCGGGCCGCCCAGGTGTCCGGTGGCGAGGCCCACCCGATCTACGCGCCGATGCTGCTGCCCGACCCGGCGACGGCCGCCGCGCTGCGCCACCAGACCGGGATCGCCCGCGCCTTCGACTACTTCGACAAGGTGACGGTCGCGGCGGTGTCCATCGGCTCCTGGGAGCCCGGCATCTCCACGGTCCACGACATGCTGTCCGACGAGGAGCGGGAGCACTACGCCTCGCTCGGCGTCGCCGCCGAGATGTCGGCGCACCTCTTCGACTCGGAGGGGCGGCGGGTCGGCCGGGACCTCGGCGAGCGCTGCATCACCGTCGAGGCGGACCGGCTGCGCCGGATTCCCGAGGTGGTGGCGATCGCGGGCGGCCAGCGCAAGGCGGCGGCGATCGGCGCGGTACTGCGGTCCGGACTGGTCACCAGTCTGGTGACGGACACCGCGGCGGCCGACTATCTGCTGACCGACTCGGCCGTGCCGCGCCGGCCCGCGCTGGAGCGGGCCGACCCCGACGGGGAGTGA
- the rpe gene encoding ribulose-phosphate 3-epimerase, which translates to MAQINPSILSADFARLAEEARAVEGADWLHVDVMDNHFVPNLTLGVPIVESLSRATATPLDCHLMIEDADRWAPQYVEAGAGSVTFHVEAAAAPVRLAREIRAKGARASMALKPATPIEPYEDLLPELDMLLIMTVEPGFGGQSFLDIMLPKIRRTRELISRHGLELWLQVDGGVSESTIERCADAGADVFVAGSAVYGAKDPAAAVRALRAKADGAIASAEWACGH; encoded by the coding sequence ATGGCCCAGATCAACCCCAGCATTCTCTCCGCCGACTTCGCGCGCCTCGCCGAGGAGGCGCGGGCCGTCGAGGGTGCCGACTGGCTCCATGTCGATGTCATGGACAACCACTTCGTGCCCAATCTGACCCTCGGCGTTCCGATCGTGGAATCGCTCAGCAGGGCCACGGCCACGCCGCTGGACTGCCATCTGATGATCGAGGACGCGGACCGCTGGGCCCCGCAGTACGTCGAGGCGGGGGCGGGATCCGTCACCTTCCACGTGGAGGCCGCGGCCGCCCCCGTGCGGCTGGCGAGGGAGATCCGGGCCAAGGGCGCCCGCGCGTCCATGGCGCTCAAGCCGGCGACGCCCATCGAGCCTTACGAGGACCTGCTCCCCGAGCTCGACATGCTGCTGATCATGACGGTGGAGCCGGGCTTCGGGGGCCAGTCCTTCCTGGACATCATGCTGCCGAAGATCCGCCGCACCCGTGAGCTGATCTCCAGGCACGGTCTCGAACTGTGGCTCCAGGTCGACGGCGGGGTCTCCGAGTCCACCATCGAGCGGTGCGCCGACGCGGGCGCCGATGTCTTCGTCGCGGGCTCCGCCGTGTACGGCGCCAAGGACCCGGCCGCGGCGGTACGGGCCCTGCGCGCCAAGGCCGACGGAGCCATCGCCTCGGCGGAGTGGGCGTGCGGCCACTGA
- a CDS encoding RsmB/NOP family class I SAM-dependent RNA methyltransferase, which yields MNDQPRRRPATPHRRPQKDPVRFLAFEALRAVDERDAYANLVLPPLLKKARAKGDFDSRDAALATELVYGTLRLQGTYDAIVAACIDRPLREVDPPVLDVLNMGVHQLLGTRIPTHAAVSASVELARVVLGEGRAKFVNAVLRKVSADDLDGWVARVAPSYEDDAEDHLAIVHSHPRWVVSALWDALGGGRAGIEDLLEADNERPEVTLVARPGRSTTEELLEALGEENGLPGRWSPYAVRMAEGGEPGALTAVQESRAGVQDEGSQLVAAALANAPLEGRDTRWLDGCAGPGGKAALLAALAAGRGAALLAAEKQPHRARLVERSLAGNPGPYQVITADGTRPPWQPGTFDRILMDVPCSGLGALRRRPEARWRRRKEDLESFAPLQRGLLREAMKAVRIGGVVGYATCSPHLAETRVVVEDVLKGRGGAPVEAEWVDARALMPGVPALGDGPDVQLWPHLHGTDAMYLALLRRTG from the coding sequence GTGAACGACCAGCCGCGTCGCCGTCCCGCCACACCGCACCGCCGCCCGCAGAAGGACCCGGTCCGGTTCCTTGCCTTCGAGGCCCTCAGGGCTGTCGACGAACGCGACGCGTACGCCAACCTCGTCCTTCCCCCGCTGTTGAAGAAGGCCCGCGCCAAGGGGGACTTCGACAGCCGGGACGCGGCGCTGGCGACCGAGCTGGTCTATGGAACGCTGCGCCTGCAGGGCACGTACGACGCGATCGTCGCCGCCTGCATCGACCGGCCGCTGCGCGAGGTGGACCCGCCGGTGCTGGACGTGCTGAACATGGGCGTGCACCAGCTGCTCGGCACCCGTATCCCGACCCATGCCGCGGTCTCCGCCAGTGTGGAGCTGGCCCGGGTGGTGCTCGGCGAGGGGCGCGCCAAGTTCGTCAACGCCGTGCTGCGCAAGGTGTCCGCCGACGACCTCGACGGGTGGGTGGCGCGGGTCGCGCCCTCGTACGAGGACGACGCCGAGGACCATCTCGCCATCGTGCACTCGCACCCGCGGTGGGTCGTCTCCGCACTCTGGGACGCCCTCGGCGGCGGGCGCGCCGGCATCGAGGACCTGCTGGAGGCCGACAACGAGCGGCCCGAGGTCACCCTGGTCGCCCGGCCCGGCCGCTCCACCACCGAGGAGCTGCTGGAGGCACTCGGCGAGGAGAACGGACTCCCCGGACGCTGGTCGCCCTACGCCGTGCGGATGGCCGAGGGCGGCGAGCCCGGCGCGCTGACCGCCGTGCAGGAGAGCCGGGCCGGTGTCCAGGACGAGGGCAGCCAGCTCGTCGCCGCCGCCCTCGCCAACGCCCCGCTGGAAGGCCGCGACACCCGCTGGCTCGACGGCTGCGCCGGCCCCGGTGGAAAGGCCGCCCTGCTGGCCGCCCTCGCGGCCGGACGCGGCGCCGCCCTGCTGGCGGCCGAGAAGCAGCCGCACCGGGCCCGCCTCGTCGAGCGTTCCCTGGCCGGCAACCCCGGCCCGTACCAGGTGATCACCGCCGACGGCACCCGCCCGCCCTGGCAGCCCGGCACCTTCGACCGGATCCTGATGGACGTCCCGTGCTCGGGTCTCGGCGCGCTGCGCCGCCGGCCGGAGGCCCGCTGGCGCCGCCGCAAGGAGGACCTGGAGAGCTTCGCGCCGCTCCAGCGCGGTCTGCTCCGCGAGGCGATGAAGGCCGTACGGATCGGTGGCGTCGTCGGATACGCGACCTGCTCCCCGCACCTCGCGGAGACCCGGGTGGTCGTCGAGGACGTGCTCAAGGGCCGCGGTGGGGCGCCGGTCGAGGCCGAGTGGGTGGACGCCCGTGCGCTGATGCCCGGGGTGCCCGCCCTCGGCGACGGACCGGACGTCCAGCTGTGGCCGCATCTGCACGGCACGGACGCGATGTACCTCGCCCTGCTGCGGCGTACCGGCTGA
- the fmt gene encoding methionyl-tRNA formyltransferase has translation MKLVFAGTPEVAVPALDALIASDRHEVAAVVTRPDAPAGRGRRLVASPVAERAEESGIEVLKPARPRDEDFLARLREIAPDCCPVVAYGALLPKTALEVPAHGWVNLHFSLLPAWRGAAPVQHAVMAGDEVTGASTFLIEEGLDSGPVYGVLTEEVRPTDTSGDLLTRLAFAGAGLLVATMDGIEDGTLHAVPQPADGITLAPKINVEDAQVQWSAPALRVDRVVRGCTPAPGAWTLFRGERLKLIQAVPVLDRTDLAPGELSVAKNNVYVGTGSHAIELLWVQPQGKKPMRAADWARGVRIVAGELVGI, from the coding sequence ATGAAGCTCGTCTTCGCAGGCACCCCCGAGGTAGCCGTACCCGCACTGGACGCCCTGATCGCCTCCGACCGGCACGAGGTCGCCGCCGTCGTGACCCGGCCCGACGCGCCTGCGGGGCGCGGCCGCCGTCTGGTGGCCAGTCCCGTCGCCGAGCGGGCCGAGGAGTCAGGGATCGAGGTGCTCAAGCCGGCCCGGCCACGGGACGAGGACTTCCTGGCGCGGCTGCGGGAGATCGCACCGGACTGCTGCCCGGTCGTCGCCTACGGGGCACTGCTGCCCAAGACGGCGCTGGAGGTACCCGCCCACGGCTGGGTCAACCTCCACTTCTCGCTGCTCCCGGCCTGGCGCGGCGCCGCACCCGTGCAGCACGCGGTCATGGCGGGCGACGAGGTGACGGGTGCCTCCACCTTCCTGATCGAGGAGGGGCTCGACTCCGGGCCCGTGTACGGCGTCCTCACCGAAGAGGTCCGGCCCACCGACACCAGCGGTGATCTGCTGACCCGGCTGGCGTTCGCCGGAGCCGGTCTGCTCGTCGCGACCATGGACGGCATCGAGGACGGCACCCTGCACGCCGTTCCGCAGCCCGCCGACGGGATCACCCTCGCACCGAAGATCAACGTCGAGGACGCCCAGGTCCAGTGGTCGGCGCCCGCGCTGCGCGTCGACCGGGTGGTCCGCGGCTGCACTCCCGCCCCCGGCGCCTGGACCCTCTTCCGGGGGGAACGGCTCAAGCTGATCCAGGCCGTGCCCGTTCTGGACCGGACCGATCTGGCGCCCGGCGAGTTGTCCGTGGCCAAGAACAACGTCTACGTGGGCACCGGATCGCACGCGATCGAGCTGCTCTGGGTCCAGCCGCAGGGCAAGAAGCCGATGCGTGCCGCGGACTGGGCACGCGGGGTGCGCATCGTCGCGGGCGAGCTCGTGGGGATCTAG